One part of the Streptomyces sp. NBC_00286 genome encodes these proteins:
- a CDS encoding universal stress protein gives MIRPITVGLDGSPESLAAADWAAREAQRRDLPLHLVHAWIWQPHDVPVAQDLDTQKHWALRILREAEEELRGRHPELTVSTEQISDTAAEVLLGQAEKAELLVLGSSGHSTVAGFLLGSVGQRVLARANSPVVMVRANARSAAKHDGGEVVVGLQDLGGPAGPLLEFAFDAAAARRTTLRAVHAPNLPPLYGYGPAVGRLASQNGGITGQAEQALSEVLEPWREKYPQVPVAHSVDLARASGVVLQAAAQAGLVVVGRRVHRPALGMRIGPVAHAVLHHAAAPVAVVPHD, from the coding sequence ATGATTCGCCCCATCACCGTCGGTCTGGACGGTTCCCCCGAGAGTCTGGCCGCCGCCGACTGGGCAGCCCGCGAGGCACAGCGCCGCGATCTGCCGCTGCATCTGGTGCACGCCTGGATCTGGCAGCCGCACGACGTGCCGGTCGCGCAGGACCTGGACACGCAGAAGCACTGGGCTCTGCGAATTCTGCGGGAGGCCGAGGAGGAGCTGCGCGGGCGGCATCCGGAACTGACGGTCAGCACCGAGCAGATCTCCGACACCGCGGCCGAGGTGCTGCTGGGCCAGGCGGAGAAGGCGGAGCTGCTGGTACTGGGCTCCAGCGGTCACAGCACCGTCGCCGGGTTCCTGCTCGGCTCCGTCGGCCAGCGCGTGCTCGCCCGGGCGAACAGCCCGGTAGTCATGGTGCGGGCGAACGCCCGCTCGGCCGCCAAGCACGACGGCGGGGAGGTCGTGGTCGGACTCCAGGACCTGGGCGGCCCGGCCGGGCCGCTGCTGGAGTTCGCCTTCGACGCGGCCGCCGCCCGCAGGACCACGCTGCGCGCCGTGCACGCGCCGAACCTGCCGCCGCTGTACGGATACGGCCCCGCAGTCGGCCGACTAGCCAGTCAGAATGGCGGCATTACAGGGCAGGCCGAGCAGGCTCTGTCCGAGGTGCTCGAGCCATGGCGCGAGAAGTATCCGCAGGTCCCGGTCGCCCACTCGGTCGATCTCGCCCGCGCGTCCGGCGTCGTTCTGCAGGCAGCCGCCCAGGCGGGACTGGTAGTGGTCGGCCGCAGGGTGCACCGACCCGCTCTCGGTATGCGTATCGGGCCGGTCGCCCATGCCGTCCTGCACCACGCCGCTGCCCCGGTCGCCGTCGTCCCGCACGACTGA
- a CDS encoding cytochrome ubiquinol oxidase subunit I, with protein MELALAQETVARWQFGITTVYHFLFVPLTISLAFLVAGLQTAWVHSGKDKYFKATRFWGKLFLINVAMGVATGIVQEFQFGMNWSAYSKFVGDVFGAPLAMEALLAFFFESTFIGLWIFGWDKLPRKIHLACIWLVAIGTFLSAYFILAANSWMQHPVGYEVNEVTGRAELNDIAAVLFQKTTLVVVFHTLTASFLTGGAFIVGIAAYQLRRASKATKPETPGRIAAMRTSLRLGLVTVVIAGLGTAVSGDALAKVMYEQQPMKMAAAEALWETEESAPFSLFAYGDVAEGRNTVEVEIPGLLSYLAKGDFTSAVPGISTVEALEKAKYGDLADDYKPSIPTAYWSFRWMIGFGMASFAIGLAGLWLTRKKRWLADGKRRGEDQVPVLMLTSKRELGPALNSWAWRLAVLTMGFPLVANSFGWIFTEMGRQPWSVYGLMTTADAVSPGVSVAEQITSLSVFTALYAVLAVVEVRLLVKYAKAGPVEELPPPEVPSLRGPAADEDSDRPMTFAY; from the coding sequence GTGGAGCTGGCGCTGGCTCAGGAGACCGTGGCCCGATGGCAGTTCGGCATCACGACCGTCTACCACTTCCTGTTCGTCCCGCTCACCATCAGCCTGGCCTTCCTCGTCGCGGGGCTGCAGACCGCCTGGGTGCACTCGGGCAAGGACAAGTACTTCAAGGCCACCCGGTTCTGGGGCAAGCTCTTCCTGATCAACGTCGCGATGGGCGTGGCCACCGGCATCGTGCAGGAGTTCCAGTTCGGCATGAACTGGTCCGCCTACTCGAAGTTCGTCGGTGACGTCTTCGGCGCCCCGCTCGCCATGGAGGCGCTGCTCGCGTTCTTCTTCGAGTCCACCTTCATCGGCCTGTGGATCTTCGGCTGGGACAAGCTGCCCCGGAAGATCCACCTGGCGTGCATCTGGCTGGTGGCGATCGGCACTTTCCTGTCGGCGTACTTCATCCTGGCGGCCAACTCCTGGATGCAGCACCCGGTCGGATACGAGGTCAACGAGGTCACCGGCCGCGCCGAACTCAACGACATCGCGGCCGTGCTGTTCCAGAAGACCACCCTGGTCGTCGTCTTCCACACCCTCACCGCTTCCTTCCTCACAGGCGGAGCCTTCATCGTCGGCATCGCCGCGTACCAGCTGCGCCGCGCGTCGAAGGCCACGAAGCCGGAGACTCCCGGCCGGATCGCCGCCATGCGCACGTCGCTGCGCCTCGGCCTGGTCACGGTCGTCATCGCCGGTCTCGGCACGGCGGTCAGCGGCGACGCGCTCGCCAAGGTGATGTACGAGCAGCAGCCCATGAAGATGGCCGCCGCCGAAGCCCTCTGGGAGACGGAGGAGTCGGCGCCCTTCTCCCTCTTCGCGTACGGCGATGTCGCCGAGGGCCGCAACACCGTCGAGGTCGAGATACCCGGACTGCTGTCCTACCTCGCCAAGGGCGACTTCACCTCGGCGGTGCCCGGCATCAGTACCGTCGAGGCGCTGGAGAAGGCGAAGTACGGTGATCTCGCCGACGACTACAAGCCCAGCATCCCCACCGCCTACTGGTCGTTCCGCTGGATGATCGGCTTCGGCATGGCCTCCTTCGCGATCGGCCTGGCCGGCCTGTGGCTGACGAGGAAGAAGCGGTGGCTCGCCGACGGCAAGCGGCGCGGCGAGGACCAGGTCCCCGTGTTGATGCTCACCTCGAAGCGGGAGTTGGGTCCCGCCCTGAACTCCTGGGCCTGGCGGCTCGCCGTCCTCACCATGGGCTTCCCGCTGGTCGCCAACTCCTTCGGCTGGATCTTCACCGAGATGGGCCGCCAGCCGTGGAGCGTGTACGGGCTGATGACCACCGCCGACGCGGTCTCGCCCGGCGTCTCCGTCGCCGAGCAGATCACCTCACTCAGCGTCTTCACCGCCCTGTACGCCGTCCTGGCCGTTGTCGAGGTGCGGCTGCTCGTCAAGTACGCCAAGGCCGGTCCCGTCGAGGAACTGCCGCCGCCGGAGGTCCCCTCGCTGCGCGGCCCGGCCGCCGACGAGGACTCCGACCGCCCGATGACCTTCGCCTACTGA
- a CDS encoding CBS domain-containing protein: MKTSKVGEVMTAEVIEARQETPFKDVAQLLARHRISGLPVVDADDKVLGVISETDLIRRQAAKAERDRGGRFRLPALRRKARIAPAKARAMTAGQLMSTPAITVHPEQPVADAARVMERHHIERLPVVDEEDRLIGIATRRDLLRVFLRTDEEIRQEIIDEVLTRAMCLPPHTVIVSVHDGTATLEGRLERRSDIPLVVQLTWRVDGVVGVMNSLTFRIDDTRPPEKHPSHRIAHHWLPER, encoded by the coding sequence ATGAAGACCTCCAAGGTCGGCGAAGTGATGACCGCCGAGGTCATCGAGGCCCGCCAGGAGACACCGTTCAAGGACGTGGCGCAGCTGCTGGCCCGGCACCGCATCAGCGGGCTGCCGGTCGTCGACGCCGACGACAAGGTCCTCGGCGTGATCTCCGAGACCGACCTGATACGTCGACAGGCGGCGAAGGCCGAACGGGACCGGGGAGGCCGCTTCCGGCTGCCGGCCCTGCGCCGGAAGGCACGCATCGCGCCCGCCAAGGCCCGCGCCATGACCGCCGGGCAGCTGATGTCGACACCCGCGATCACCGTGCACCCGGAACAACCCGTCGCGGACGCCGCACGGGTCATGGAACGCCACCACATCGAACGACTGCCCGTGGTGGACGAGGAGGACCGTCTGATCGGCATCGCCACCCGTCGCGACCTGCTGCGGGTCTTCCTGCGCACCGACGAGGAGATCCGTCAGGAGATCATCGACGAAGTGTTGACCCGCGCCATGTGCCTGCCGCCCCACACCGTCATCGTCTCCGTCCACGACGGCACGGCCACGCTGGAGGGACGCCTGGAACGCCGCAGCGACATCCCGCTGGTGGTCCAGCTGACCTGGCGGGTCGACGGCGTGGTAGGCGTGATGAACAGCCTGACCTTCCGCATCGACGACACGCGCCCGCCCGAGAAGCACCCCTCGCACCGGATAGCCCACCACTGGCTCCCCGAGCGGTAG
- the cydB gene encoding cytochrome d ubiquinol oxidase subunit II has protein sequence MELHDVWFALIAVLWIGYFFLEGFDFGIGILTKLLARGEAERRVLINTVGPVWDGNEVWLLTAGGATFAAFPVWYATLFSGFYLPLLAILVCLIVRVVAFEYRGKRDDTRWKRNWEHALFWTSLLPAFLWGVAFANIVHGVKIDAEGEYAGTVLDLLNPYALLGGLVTLTLFTFHGAVFAALKTRGDIRDRARTLAGRAGLATAGFALVFLLWTQGSGGNVRSLVALVLTVVALLGALAANQRAREGWAFALSGVTVAGAVAMLFLALYPDVMPSSLNSAWSLTVSNASSSTYTLTVMTWVAAIMTPVVLLYQGWTYWVFRKRIGVEHIPAA, from the coding sequence ATGGAGCTGCACGACGTCTGGTTCGCCCTGATCGCCGTCCTGTGGATCGGTTACTTCTTCCTGGAGGGCTTCGACTTCGGGATCGGCATCCTCACCAAGCTGCTCGCCCGCGGCGAGGCCGAGCGCCGGGTGCTCATCAACACCGTCGGCCCGGTCTGGGACGGCAACGAGGTGTGGCTGCTCACCGCAGGCGGCGCCACCTTCGCCGCCTTCCCGGTCTGGTACGCCACCCTGTTCAGCGGCTTCTACCTGCCCCTGCTGGCCATCCTGGTCTGCCTGATCGTGCGGGTCGTCGCCTTCGAGTACCGCGGCAAGCGCGACGACACCCGGTGGAAGCGCAACTGGGAGCACGCCCTGTTCTGGACCTCCCTGCTGCCCGCGTTCCTGTGGGGCGTGGCCTTCGCGAACATCGTCCACGGCGTGAAGATCGACGCCGAGGGCGAGTACGCCGGTACGGTCCTGGACCTGCTCAACCCGTACGCCCTCCTCGGCGGCCTCGTCACGCTCACCCTGTTCACCTTCCACGGCGCGGTGTTCGCGGCGCTCAAGACCCGCGGCGACATCCGCGACCGGGCCCGCACACTGGCCGGCCGGGCGGGGCTCGCCACCGCCGGGTTCGCGCTGGTCTTCCTGCTGTGGACCCAGGGCAGCGGCGGCAACGTCCGCAGCCTCGTCGCGCTCGTCCTCACGGTCGTCGCGCTGCTCGGCGCGCTCGCCGCGAACCAACGGGCCCGCGAGGGCTGGGCGTTCGCCCTCTCCGGCGTCACCGTCGCCGGGGCCGTCGCGATGCTCTTCCTCGCGCTCTACCCGGACGTGATGCCGTCCAGCCTGAACTCGGCATGGAGTCTGACGGTGAGCAACGCCTCCTCGTCCACGTACACGCTGACGGTCATGACCTGGGTGGCGGCGATCATGACGCCGGTCGTGCTGCTCTACCAGGGCTGGACGTACTGGGTGTTCCGCAAGCGCATCGGTGTCGAGCACATCCCGGCCGCCTGA
- the adhP gene encoding alcohol dehydrogenase AdhP codes for MKAAVVRSFGQPLVIEERPDPEPGPGQVRVRLEASGLCHTDIHAAHGDWPVKPTPPFVPGHEGVGIVEALGHGVTHLAVGQRVAVPWLGWACGRCEHCLSGWETLCEKQQNTGYSVDGGYAEKMLAPADFAAVVPDGIDPRDAAPLTCAGVTTYKALKVAGVRPTQLVVISGVGGLGHLAVQYAKIAGATVAAIDVTDEKLELARELGADILIDARKEDPAEVLKQHGGAHAAIALAVNEQAFASVYGGLRRGGKLVMVALPAGGTISVPIFDTVLNGTSVIGSIVGTRQDLDEVFQLHAAGRTKVIYETRPLDTVNDSIAEVLNGQIKARIVFEM; via the coding sequence ATGAAGGCAGCAGTAGTCCGGTCGTTCGGCCAGCCGCTGGTGATCGAGGAGCGTCCCGATCCGGAGCCCGGCCCTGGCCAGGTCCGTGTCCGCCTGGAGGCGTCCGGGCTGTGCCACACCGACATCCACGCCGCGCACGGCGACTGGCCGGTCAAGCCGACGCCGCCGTTCGTGCCCGGCCACGAGGGCGTCGGCATCGTCGAGGCGCTCGGCCACGGCGTGACGCACCTGGCGGTCGGGCAGCGGGTGGCCGTGCCGTGGCTGGGCTGGGCCTGCGGGCGGTGCGAGCACTGCTTGTCGGGCTGGGAGACGCTGTGCGAGAAGCAGCAGAACACTGGCTACAGCGTGGACGGCGGCTACGCCGAGAAGATGCTCGCCCCGGCCGACTTCGCCGCTGTGGTCCCCGACGGCATCGACCCGCGCGACGCCGCCCCGCTGACCTGCGCCGGCGTGACCACGTACAAGGCGCTCAAGGTCGCCGGAGTCCGGCCGACCCAACTCGTCGTGATCTCCGGAGTCGGCGGGCTCGGCCACCTGGCCGTGCAGTACGCGAAGATCGCCGGAGCCACCGTCGCCGCGATCGACGTCACCGACGAGAAGCTCGAACTGGCCCGCGAGCTGGGCGCGGACATCCTCATCGACGCCCGCAAGGAGGACCCAGCGGAGGTCCTGAAGCAGCACGGCGGCGCCCACGCGGCGATCGCGCTGGCCGTCAACGAGCAGGCGTTCGCCTCCGTCTACGGCGGACTGCGGCGCGGCGGCAAGCTGGTCATGGTCGCCCTGCCCGCCGGCGGCACCATCAGCGTGCCGATCTTCGACACCGTCCTGAACGGCACCTCGGTCATCGGCTCGATCGTCGGCACCCGCCAGGATCTGGACGAGGTCTTCCAGCTCCACGCCGCCGGCCGCACCAAGGTGATCTACGAGACCCGCCCGCTGGACACCGTCAACGACTCCATCGCCGAGGTCCTGAACGGCCAGATCAAGGCACGCATCGTCTTCGAGATGTGA
- the ppdK gene encoding pyruvate, phosphate dikinase gives MVRYVYDFTVGGRDMADLLGGKGANLAEMTRMGLPVPPGFTVTTEACRAFLTTGTEPDGLAHEISEHLTTLEEAAGRRLGQPDDPLLLSVRSGARFSMPGMMETILDIGLNDDSVLGLAKTSGNERFAWDSYRRLVQMFGSTVMGVDSAVFEQAMTQLKDLRGAPDDLHLDAGDLAQLVETYKNLIKHETGEDFPQLPAEQLRRAVLAVFESWNGERARLYRRREHIPDDLGTAVNVQTMVFGNLGPDSGSGVAFTRDPATGARGVYGDYLSNAQGEDVVAGIRNTVPLDELGRLNSQAFAQLREHMGTLETHYRDLCDIEFTIERGRLWMLQTRVGKRTAEAAFAIAAELVDEGLISADEGLARVSGDGLARLMFPRFDTSAVGNPLAHGIPASPGAAVGAVVFDSAEAVRRASAGEKVVLVRQETTPDDLPGMIAAQAVLTSRGGKTSHAAVVARGMGKVCVCGAEEITVDPQGRRFTVGATTVEEGTVISVDGSEGAVYPGAAPLVDSAVMRYFETGEASAGLVDAVAHAMQQADGVRRLGVRANADTPDDAARARRFGAEGIGLCRTEHMFLGDRRQLIEAMILARTDTERERALAALLPLQRQDFVGILEAMDGLPVTIRLLDPPLHEFLPDRTELAVRLAAAEAHGNPPSAHDFELLDAVNRMHEENPMLGLRGVRLGLVAPGLVAMQVRAIAEAVVDRKRAGGDPRAEIMVPLIDTVEELRLVREEVEQVLAEVSTESGVTVECPVGTMIELPRAALTAGRIAQEAQFFSFGTNDLTQTTWGFSRDDVEAAFFSAYLDKGIFKVSPFETIDREGVGRLVEIAVAEGRAARPGLKIGVCGEHGGDPESVHFFHAAGLDYVSCSPFRVPVARLEAGRAALTETDAGDSR, from the coding sequence ATGGTCCGTTACGTGTACGACTTCACCGTGGGCGGCCGTGACATGGCCGACCTGCTCGGCGGCAAGGGCGCCAACCTGGCCGAGATGACCCGCATGGGCCTGCCGGTCCCGCCCGGCTTCACCGTCACCACCGAAGCCTGCCGCGCCTTCCTCACCACCGGCACCGAGCCGGACGGCCTGGCCCACGAGATCTCCGAGCACCTGACCACCCTGGAGGAGGCCGCCGGACGACGGCTGGGGCAGCCGGACGACCCGCTGCTGCTGTCCGTCCGCTCCGGTGCCCGGTTCTCCATGCCCGGCATGATGGAGACGATCCTCGACATCGGCCTGAACGACGACTCCGTGCTCGGTCTGGCGAAGACCTCCGGGAACGAGCGCTTCGCCTGGGACTCCTACCGCCGCCTGGTGCAGATGTTCGGCAGCACCGTCATGGGTGTCGACAGCGCAGTGTTCGAGCAGGCCATGACGCAGCTCAAGGACCTGCGCGGCGCCCCGGACGATCTGCACCTGGACGCGGGCGACCTCGCCCAGCTCGTGGAGACGTACAAGAACCTGATCAAGCACGAGACCGGGGAGGACTTCCCCCAGCTCCCGGCCGAGCAGCTGCGCCGGGCAGTGCTGGCCGTCTTCGAGTCCTGGAACGGCGAGCGCGCCCGCCTCTACCGCCGCCGCGAACACATCCCGGACGACCTGGGCACCGCGGTCAACGTGCAGACGATGGTCTTCGGCAATCTCGGTCCCGATTCCGGCAGCGGCGTCGCCTTCACCCGTGACCCGGCCACCGGCGCCCGTGGCGTGTACGGCGACTACCTGTCCAACGCGCAGGGCGAGGACGTCGTCGCCGGGATCCGCAACACCGTGCCGCTGGACGAACTGGGTCGCCTGAACTCTCAGGCGTTCGCCCAACTCCGCGAGCACATGGGGACGTTGGAGACCCATTACCGGGACCTGTGCGACATCGAGTTCACCATCGAGCGCGGCAGGCTGTGGATGCTGCAGACCCGGGTGGGCAAGCGCACCGCCGAGGCCGCGTTCGCCATCGCCGCCGAGCTGGTCGACGAGGGGCTCATCAGCGCGGACGAAGGGCTGGCGCGCGTCAGTGGGGATGGGCTGGCCCGGCTGATGTTCCCCCGGTTCGACACCTCGGCCGTGGGCAACCCGCTCGCGCACGGCATCCCGGCCTCGCCGGGCGCCGCCGTCGGTGCCGTGGTGTTCGACTCCGCTGAGGCGGTCCGGCGTGCCTCCGCCGGGGAGAAGGTGGTCCTCGTACGGCAGGAGACCACACCCGACGACCTGCCCGGCATGATCGCCGCTCAGGCCGTGCTGACCAGCCGCGGCGGCAAGACCAGCCACGCGGCCGTGGTGGCCCGCGGCATGGGCAAGGTCTGTGTGTGCGGGGCCGAAGAGATCACCGTGGACCCGCAGGGCCGCCGCTTCACCGTGGGCGCCACCACCGTCGAGGAGGGCACGGTCATCTCCGTCGACGGTTCGGAAGGCGCCGTCTATCCCGGCGCGGCTCCGCTGGTGGACTCGGCGGTGATGCGGTACTTCGAGACCGGCGAAGCCTCGGCCGGGCTGGTCGACGCCGTGGCCCACGCCATGCAACAAGCAGACGGCGTACGGCGGTTGGGCGTGCGGGCGAACGCCGACACCCCCGACGACGCCGCCCGCGCCCGCCGGTTCGGAGCCGAGGGCATCGGTCTGTGCCGAACCGAGCACATGTTCCTCGGCGACCGCAGGCAACTGATCGAGGCGATGATCCTGGCCCGCACCGACACCGAACGTGAACGGGCGCTGGCCGCGCTGCTGCCGCTCCAGCGGCAGGACTTCGTCGGCATCCTGGAGGCGATGGACGGCCTGCCGGTCACCATCCGCCTCCTCGACCCGCCCCTGCACGAGTTCCTGCCCGACCGCACCGAACTCGCCGTACGCCTCGCCGCCGCAGAGGCACACGGCAACCCGCCCAGCGCCCACGACTTCGAACTGCTCGACGCCGTCAACCGCATGCACGAGGAGAACCCGATGCTCGGCCTGCGCGGCGTACGCCTGGGCCTGGTGGCACCGGGACTGGTCGCCATGCAGGTACGGGCCATCGCCGAGGCGGTCGTGGACCGCAAGCGCGCGGGCGGCGACCCGCGGGCGGAGATCATGGTCCCGCTCATCGACACGGTCGAGGAACTGCGGCTCGTGCGCGAGGAGGTGGAACAGGTACTGGCCGAGGTCAGCACGGAGTCCGGCGTCACCGTCGAGTGCCCGGTCGGCACGATGATCGAGCTGCCGCGGGCCGCGCTCACGGCGGGCCGGATCGCCCAGGAGGCGCAGTTCTTCTCCTTCGGTACCAACGACCTGACCCAGACCACCTGGGGCTTCTCCCGCGACGACGTGGAGGCGGCGTTCTTCTCCGCCTATCTCGACAAGGGCATCTTCAAGGTGTCCCCGTTCGAGACGATCGACCGCGAAGGCGTGGGCCGCCTGGTCGAGATCGCGGTCGCCGAGGGCCGCGCCGCCCGGCCCGGCCTGAAGATCGGAGTCTGCGGCGAGCACGGCGGTGACCCTGAATCGGTGCACTTCTTCCACGCGGCGGGCCTCGACTACGTCTCCTGCTCACCGTTCCGGGTCCCGGTCGCCCGCCTGGAGGCCGGTCGGGCCGCGCTGACCGAGACGGACGCCGGCGACAGCAGGTGA
- the adhE gene encoding bifunctional acetaldehyde-CoA/alcohol dehydrogenase, with the protein MTRQDARTRAAALGGAPSETAIAVDRLVTNGLKALSDYEALTQEQVDHIVKKASVAALDRHTALALLAVEETGRGLIEDKAAKNMFACEHVTHSMGPMKTVGVIARDDIDNMIEIAEPVGVVCAVTPVTNPTSTTIFKALMALKTRNPVVFAFHPSAQRSSAEAARIVCEAAVAAGAPKHCVQWIETPSIEATGALMHHPGVSLILATGGNAMVKAAYSAGKPALGVGAGNVPAYVHKSAKLRRAVNDLVLSKSFDNGMICASEQAVILDAEIYDDALTEFRTLHAHLATAEEKAKLEEFLFPTDKAAGGGCEPKVNAAAVGQSPAWIAEQAGFSVPEDTSVILVEAERVGPDEPLTREKLCPVLAVLRAGSEQQGFDLAADMVAFHGQGHTAVIHTEDTALAEAYGTRMKTVRTIVNAPSSQGAIGGIYNSLLPSLTLGCGSWGSTSVSNNVSAAQLLNIKRVTSRHNNLQWFKVPPKIYFEPGSIRYLASMPDVHRVTIVTDATMTRLGFVDRIGRVLQRRPQPVTLQIIDNVEPEPSIDSVQRGARLMRDFRPDTIIALGGGSPMDAAKVMWLLYEQQAAGKNLDFADMRQKFSDIRKRAFRFPVLGKLAHLVCIPTTSGTGAEVTPFAVISDPATGKKYPLADYALTPSVAIVDPLLTADLPPALAADSGFDALTHAIEAYVSVYANDFTDGPALHAIRLIFDHLDAAVNNRAGSAEAREKMHNAGTIAGMAFGNAFLGIVHAMSHTLGATFHIAHGRTNAVLLPHVIRYNGTVPSKLTGWPKYENYRAPERFQDIARTLGLPAATPAEGVESLATAVERLRTAVGIEPSFRALGVDERAFLDALPQQAMNAYEDQCAPANPRMPMLDDMQQLMKAAYYGPVDLPGE; encoded by the coding sequence ATGACCCGACAGGACGCCCGAACCCGAGCCGCCGCCCTGGGCGGTGCGCCGTCCGAGACCGCCATCGCGGTGGACCGACTGGTCACGAACGGGCTCAAGGCGCTCTCCGACTACGAGGCGCTGACACAGGAGCAGGTCGACCACATCGTGAAGAAGGCGTCGGTCGCCGCCCTCGACCGGCACACCGCACTGGCCCTGCTCGCGGTGGAGGAGACCGGTCGCGGCCTCATCGAGGACAAGGCCGCCAAGAACATGTTCGCGTGCGAGCACGTCACGCACAGCATGGGCCCCATGAAGACCGTCGGCGTCATAGCCCGCGACGACATCGACAACATGATCGAGATCGCCGAACCGGTCGGCGTCGTGTGCGCGGTCACGCCCGTCACCAACCCGACCTCCACCACGATCTTCAAGGCGCTCATGGCACTGAAGACCCGCAACCCCGTCGTCTTCGCCTTCCACCCCTCCGCCCAGCGGTCCAGCGCCGAGGCGGCCCGCATCGTGTGCGAGGCGGCCGTCGCCGCGGGAGCGCCGAAGCACTGCGTGCAGTGGATCGAGACGCCGTCGATCGAGGCGACCGGCGCGCTGATGCACCACCCTGGGGTGTCGCTGATCCTGGCGACCGGCGGCAACGCGATGGTGAAGGCCGCGTACTCGGCGGGCAAGCCCGCCCTCGGTGTCGGCGCCGGCAACGTCCCGGCGTATGTGCACAAGAGCGCCAAGCTGCGCCGGGCCGTCAACGACCTGGTGCTGTCCAAGTCGTTCGACAACGGCATGATCTGCGCGTCCGAGCAGGCCGTCATCCTGGACGCCGAGATCTACGACGATGCACTGACCGAGTTCCGCACCCTGCACGCCCACCTGGCCACGGCCGAGGAGAAGGCGAAGCTGGAGGAGTTCCTCTTCCCGACCGACAAGGCCGCGGGCGGTGGCTGCGAACCCAAGGTCAACGCGGCGGCCGTCGGGCAGAGCCCGGCCTGGATCGCGGAGCAGGCCGGCTTCAGCGTGCCCGAGGACACCTCGGTCATCCTGGTCGAGGCCGAACGGGTCGGCCCGGACGAGCCGTTGACCCGCGAGAAGCTCTGCCCGGTACTCGCCGTGCTGCGCGCCGGCTCCGAACAACAGGGCTTCGACCTGGCCGCCGACATGGTCGCCTTCCACGGCCAGGGCCACACCGCCGTCATCCACACCGAGGACACGGCACTGGCGGAGGCGTACGGCACTCGCATGAAAACAGTACGGACCATCGTCAACGCGCCCTCCTCGCAGGGCGCCATCGGCGGCATCTACAACAGCCTGTTGCCGTCGCTGACGCTCGGCTGCGGTTCCTGGGGCAGCACGTCGGTGTCCAACAACGTCTCCGCCGCCCAGCTGCTGAACATCAAGCGGGTCACCTCCCGCCACAACAACCTGCAGTGGTTCAAGGTCCCGCCGAAGATCTACTTCGAGCCGGGATCCATCCGCTACCTGGCCTCCATGCCCGACGTCCACCGCGTCACCATCGTCACCGACGCGACCATGACCCGCCTCGGCTTCGTCGACCGCATCGGCCGCGTCCTGCAACGCCGCCCTCAACCCGTGACACTGCAGATCATCGACAACGTCGAGCCGGAGCCCAGCATCGACTCCGTCCAGCGCGGCGCCCGTCTGATGCGCGACTTCCGCCCGGACACGATCATCGCGCTCGGCGGCGGCTCGCCCATGGACGCGGCGAAGGTGATGTGGCTGCTGTACGAGCAGCAGGCGGCCGGCAAGAACCTTGACTTCGCCGACATGCGGCAGAAGTTCTCCGACATCCGCAAGCGGGCCTTCCGCTTCCCGGTCCTCGGCAAGCTCGCCCACCTGGTGTGCATCCCCACCACCTCCGGCACCGGCGCCGAAGTCACCCCGTTCGCCGTCATCTCCGACCCCGCCACCGGCAAGAAGTACCCCCTCGCGGACTACGCGCTCACGCCCAGCGTGGCCATCGTCGACCCGCTGCTCACCGCCGACCTGCCCCCGGCCCTCGCGGCCGACAGCGGCTTCGACGCCCTCACCCACGCCATCGAGGCGTACGTGTCCGTGTACGCCAACGACTTCACCGACGGCCCCGCCCTGCACGCCATCCGGCTCATCTTCGACCACCTCGACGCCGCGGTGAACAACCGTGCGGGCAGCGCCGAGGCGCGGGAGAAGATGCACAACGCCGGCACCATCGCCGGCATGGCCTTCGGCAACGCCTTCCTCGGCATCGTCCACGCCATGTCGCACACCCTCGGCGCCACCTTCCACATCGCCCACGGACGCACCAACGCGGTGCTGCTCCCCCACGTCATCCGCTACAACGGCACCGTGCCGAGCAAGCTCACCGGCTGGCCGAAGTACGAGAACTACCGCGCCCCCGAACGATTCCAGGACATCGCCCGCACCCTGGGCCTGCCCGCCGCCACCCCCGCCGAGGGCGTCGAATCCCTCGCCACCGCGGTGGAACGGCTGCGTACCGCCGTCGGCATCGAGCCGTCGTTCCGGGCCCTCGGCGTCGACGAGCGCGCCTTCCTCGACGCCCTGCCCCAGCAGGCCATGAACGCCTACGAGGACCAATGCGCGCCGGCCAACCCGCGCATGCCGATGCTCGACGACATGCAGCAGCTCATGAAGGCGGCCTACTACGGACCGGTCGACTTGCCTGGCGAGTAG